One segment of Gemmatimonadota bacterium DNA contains the following:
- a CDS encoding aldo/keto reductase, translated as MPYTPAPARYDTPGFYRRCGRSGVRLPVIALGLWHNFGAPDDPDTARAIIHRAFDLGIAHFDLANNYGPPEGAAEETLGRILKEDLGRWRDELVISTKAGYYMWPGPYGEWGSRKSLLASLDQSLRRLRLDYVDIFYSHRFDPETPLEETMGALAHAVRSGKALYAGLSNYPPAETVRAAALLRELGTPCLIHQPRYSLFDRQPEQGLFATLEREQIGAAVFSPLAKGLLTNRYFSGIPDDARARRDPRFLTPAQVTEAAVARARRLDAIARRRGQTLAQMALAWVLRHPIVTTAIIGASRVSQLEDCAGAARLLGFAAEELEEIEAVLRG; from the coding sequence ATGCCCTACACCCCCGCCCCCGCCCGCTACGACACTCCCGGCTTCTACCGCCGCTGCGGCCGGTCCGGCGTGCGGCTGCCGGTCATCGCCCTCGGTCTCTGGCACAACTTCGGCGCCCCCGACGATCCCGACACCGCACGCGCCATCATTCACCGCGCCTTCGACCTCGGCATCGCCCACTTCGACCTCGCCAACAACTACGGCCCCCCCGAGGGCGCCGCCGAGGAGACCCTCGGCCGCATCCTCAAGGAAGACCTCGGCCGCTGGCGCGACGAGCTCGTCATCTCCACCAAGGCCGGCTACTACATGTGGCCCGGACCCTACGGCGAGTGGGGCTCGCGCAAGAGCCTGCTCGCCTCGCTCGACCAGTCGCTGCGCCGCCTGCGGCTCGACTACGTGGACATCTTCTACTCCCATCGCTTCGACCCCGAGACCCCGCTCGAGGAGACCATGGGCGCCCTGGCCCACGCGGTGCGGAGCGGCAAGGCGCTCTACGCCGGGCTCTCCAACTACCCGCCGGCCGAGACCGTGCGGGCCGCCGCGCTGCTGCGGGAGCTGGGCACCCCCTGCCTGATTCACCAGCCCCGTTACAGCCTCTTCGACCGGCAGCCGGAGCAGGGGCTGTTCGCCACGCTGGAGCGGGAACAGATCGGCGCCGCGGTCTTCTCGCCGCTGGCCAAGGGGCTGCTCACCAACCGCTACTTCAGCGGCATCCCCGACGACGCCCGCGCCCGCCGCGACCCGCGCTTCCTCACCCCGGCACAGGTCACGGAAGCGGCGGTGGCCCGCGCCCGTCGGCTCGATGCCATCGCGCGGCGGCGCGGCCAGACCCTGGCCCAGATGGCGCTGGCCTGGGTGCTGCGCCATCCGATCGTCACCACCGCCATCATCGGCGCCAGCCGGGTGAGCCAGCTCGAGGACTGCGCCGGCGCCGCCAGGCTGCTCGGCTTCGCGGCCGAAGAGCTGGAGGAGATCGAGGCGGTGTTGCGGGGGTAG
- a CDS encoding haloacid dehalogenase-like hydrolase: MKEYLLATDFDQTLSFNDSGHVLSELLGIDNFHERIAGLADIHLVQQGAELAYLLLHDPEYRRVRRQDLVEVGKRIRLKKNIPLLVELLRDLDGHRFELYVISAAPEEVIQSALEGVVPPERIFGTRFEYDDATGEIRRITRVAAGYGKVVVLEALRRSRPIGRDQVVYVGDGSSDVHVMLHVNRLDGLTIAVSENRYLTPIARRTVLADNALSVLVPILEEIVGWDPLAIRTLFERHGLVLQEWDKVRTDSLTIRETTGAGTDGR, translated from the coding sequence ATGAAGGAGTACCTGCTGGCGACGGACTTCGACCAGACGCTGAGCTTCAACGATTCGGGGCACGTGCTGAGCGAACTGCTCGGCATCGACAACTTCCACGAGCGCATCGCCGGGCTCGCCGACATCCACCTGGTGCAGCAGGGGGCGGAGCTGGCGTACCTGCTGCTGCACGACCCGGAGTACCGCCGCGTCCGCCGGCAGGACCTGGTCGAGGTGGGCAAGCGGATCCGGCTCAAGAAGAACATCCCCCTGCTGGTGGAGCTGCTGCGCGACCTCGACGGGCACCGCTTCGAGCTGTACGTGATCTCCGCCGCGCCGGAGGAGGTCATCCAGTCGGCGCTTGAGGGCGTGGTGCCGCCGGAGCGGATCTTCGGCACCCGGTTCGAGTACGATGACGCCACCGGCGAGATCCGGCGCATCACCCGGGTGGCGGCGGGCTACGGCAAGGTGGTGGTGCTGGAGGCGCTGCGGCGCAGCCGGCCCATCGGGCGCGACCAGGTGGTCTATGTCGGCGACGGCAGCTCCGACGTGCACGTGATGCTGCACGTGAACCGGCTCGACGGGCTCACCATCGCGGTGTCGGAGAACCGCTACCTCACGCCGATCGCCCGGCGCACGGTGCTGGCCGACAACGCGCTGAGCGTGCTGGTGCCGATCCTCGAGGAGATCGTGGGCTGGGACCCGCTCGCCATCCGCACGCTGTTCGAGCGGCACGGGCTGGTGCTGCAGGAGTGGGACAAGGTGCGCACCGACTCGCTCACCATCCGCGAGACGACGGGAGCGGGGACCGATGGGCGCTGA
- a CDS encoding DUF1080 domain-containing protein yields MRLKRLPTLPLLALATTSLAAQSGDGWRVHEMTRPHPATAAAVPAARADQPPPGAVVLFDGHGLAHWVGSDGAAPRWAATREYFEARPGAGTISTVDSFGDMQLHLEWSAPAPAHGEGQDRGNSGVFLMGRYELQVLDSWHSDTYTDGQAGAMYGQHPPLYNASLPPGAWQRYDIIFRRPRFGADGALLAPARVTVFHNGVPVQNNVELFGPTSWLARLPYEAHPDRLPFGLQDHGHKVRFRNVWVRPLPEEAPPPPPPASRATTEAERRALVGRYGDATVRDSLGRLWLDLGDQPMALVATADGGWAIEGVDAPVEFTRGPEGAPATVTFTVGGVRIRFGR; encoded by the coding sequence ATGCGCTTGAAGCGGCTGCCCACCCTCCCCCTGCTCGCCCTCGCGACGACCTCGCTGGCCGCCCAGTCCGGCGATGGCTGGCGGGTGCACGAGATGACCCGCCCCCATCCCGCCACCGCCGCCGCGGTGCCGGCCGCGCGGGCCGACCAGCCGCCCCCGGGCGCCGTGGTGCTGTTCGACGGTCATGGGCTGGCGCACTGGGTGGGGAGCGACGGGGCCGCGCCCAGGTGGGCAGCCACCCGGGAGTACTTCGAGGCCCGGCCCGGTGCGGGGACCATCAGCACCGTCGATTCCTTCGGCGACATGCAGCTGCACCTGGAGTGGTCGGCGCCGGCGCCGGCGCACGGCGAGGGTCAGGACCGCGGCAACAGCGGCGTGTTCCTGATGGGGCGCTACGAGCTGCAGGTGCTCGACAGCTGGCACAGCGACACCTACACCGACGGCCAGGCCGGCGCCATGTACGGCCAGCATCCGCCGCTTTACAACGCCTCGCTGCCGCCCGGCGCCTGGCAGCGCTATGACATCATCTTCCGCCGGCCGCGCTTCGGCGCCGATGGCGCGCTCCTCGCCCCGGCGCGGGTCACGGTGTTCCACAACGGCGTGCCGGTGCAGAACAACGTCGAGCTGTTCGGCCCTACCAGCTGGCTGGCCCGGCTCCCCTACGAGGCGCACCCCGACCGCCTTCCCTTCGGGCTGCAGGACCACGGACACAAGGTCCGCTTCCGCAACGTCTGGGTGCGCCCGCTGCCGGAGGAGGCCCCGCCGCCGCCACCGCCCGCCAGCCGGGCCACCACCGAGGCGGAGCGCCGGGCGCTGGTGGGCCGCTACGGCGACGCCACCGTGCGCGACAGCCTGGGCCGGCTCTGGCTCGATCTCGGCGACCAGCCGATGGCGCTCGTCGCCACCGCCGACGGGGGATGGGCCATCGAGGGGGTGGACGCGCCGGTGGAGTTCACCCGCGGCCCCGAGGGCGCGCCGGCGACCGTCACCTTCACGGTGGGTGGCGTGCGCATCCGCTTCGGCCGGTAG
- a CDS encoding response regulator, with the protein MPALDRPASPAAPWPLRLALGYGVAYALWAVAMLAGAVERGLGNDLLFIPLYFAAAAAAARAARATDLPRRTARGWWLVAAAWLCSGVAAALMAPLWLISAPRLETLASVLYQGYFPLLLLGLWHFTTFPQGAPARARLAVEGLIAMTGTAILAWYWVFRFEEAALSLWLYLKLVLLVFPGELAVALGAVAILHRPAGDRTGRPFALLSVGTLAAMVADLIYEYDYLIWSAWSGPTGDLLLAFGATLVVSAAWRARTAADGRPLPAYAVGPAIVPHLAIGVVGALALIQWSRPDLEHPALQGLVLGLVALMGLLIVQLVLAQRESAMEAQARAAQDARFRALVQRSSDAILVLDADGTVRYASPAFATMIGDPEGALAGRRLADLVTCDAPGGLAAWLASPGSQPLVRWQAGPGRHIEAVATDRTADPAIGGVVINARDVTERVRLEGQLRQAQKLEVVGRLASSVAHDFNNVLTVITANVHFLRERGAAGGEEELAQMAAAATRGAALARQLTALSRPRAAATTTVDLALAARAIERTLASLLPSSIVTTVTVPEQTAVVRLDEVQAEQVLLNLALNSRDAMPEGGSLAVALDVAAPAGEPAASWARLAVRDSGTGMSSEVLAQALEPFFTTKGGAGGTGLGLYSVQSVVSGAGGRVELRSEPGQGTTVTVWLPLVAPSVPASRPRPAPAVPAGEGSVLVVDDEAAVRRILVRHLTRAGYQVVDCEDGRVALEYLEANPGAVDLALTDLVMPVMSGQELATRISDRWPRLPVLLMSGTPDIVADRHEPWAAQPVIAKPLDLSDVTERIATALRTDAPFRGG; encoded by the coding sequence ATGCCTGCCCTCGACCGACCCGCGAGCCCTGCCGCACCGTGGCCCCTGCGGCTGGCCCTGGGCTATGGCGTCGCGTATGCGCTCTGGGCCGTGGCCATGCTCGCCGGTGCCGTGGAACGCGGGCTCGGGAACGACCTGCTGTTCATTCCCCTCTACTTTGCCGCCGCCGCGGCCGCCGCGCGGGCGGCGCGCGCGACCGACCTTCCGCGGCGCACCGCCCGGGGCTGGTGGCTGGTGGCCGCGGCGTGGCTCTGCTCCGGGGTCGCGGCCGCCCTCATGGCGCCATTGTGGCTGATCAGCGCGCCCCGGCTCGAGACGCTGGCCTCGGTACTCTACCAGGGCTACTTCCCGCTGCTGCTCCTCGGCCTCTGGCACTTCACCACCTTCCCCCAGGGCGCGCCGGCCCGCGCCCGCCTCGCGGTCGAAGGGCTGATCGCCATGACGGGGACGGCCATCCTCGCCTGGTACTGGGTGTTCCGGTTCGAGGAGGCGGCGCTGTCGCTGTGGCTGTACCTCAAGCTGGTGCTGCTGGTGTTCCCCGGCGAGCTGGCGGTGGCGCTCGGCGCCGTGGCCATCCTGCACCGGCCCGCCGGCGACCGGACCGGCCGGCCGTTCGCGCTGCTCAGCGTCGGCACCCTCGCCGCGATGGTGGCCGACCTCATCTACGAGTATGACTACCTCATCTGGTCTGCGTGGAGCGGCCCGACCGGCGACCTGCTGCTGGCCTTCGGGGCCACGCTCGTGGTGTCGGCGGCCTGGCGGGCCCGGACCGCCGCGGATGGGCGGCCCCTGCCGGCCTACGCCGTGGGGCCCGCGATCGTGCCCCACCTGGCCATCGGCGTGGTGGGCGCGCTGGCGCTGATCCAGTGGTCGCGCCCCGACCTGGAGCACCCCGCGCTGCAGGGACTGGTGCTCGGGCTGGTGGCGCTGATGGGGCTGCTGATCGTCCAGCTGGTGTTGGCCCAGCGCGAGTCCGCCATGGAAGCGCAGGCGCGGGCCGCGCAGGACGCCCGCTTCCGCGCCCTGGTGCAGCGGTCGTCCGATGCCATCCTGGTGCTCGACGCCGACGGCACGGTGCGCTACGCCAGTCCCGCCTTTGCCACGATGATCGGCGACCCCGAGGGGGCGCTGGCCGGCCGGCGGCTGGCCGACCTGGTCACCTGTGACGCGCCCGGTGGCCTCGCGGCGTGGCTGGCCAGCCCGGGCAGCCAGCCGCTGGTCCGGTGGCAGGCCGGCCCTGGCCGGCACATCGAGGCCGTGGCCACCGACCGCACCGCCGACCCGGCGATCGGCGGGGTGGTCATCAACGCCCGCGACGTCACCGAGCGGGTGCGCCTCGAGGGCCAGCTGCGCCAGGCGCAGAAGCTCGAGGTGGTGGGGCGGCTCGCCTCGAGTGTGGCGCACGACTTCAACAACGTGCTCACCGTGATCACGGCCAACGTGCACTTCCTGCGCGAGCGTGGCGCGGCGGGCGGAGAAGAGGAACTGGCCCAGATGGCCGCCGCGGCCACCCGCGGCGCGGCCCTGGCCCGGCAGCTCACCGCCCTGAGCCGCCCCCGCGCCGCCGCGACCACCACCGTGGACCTGGCCCTCGCGGCGCGCGCTATCGAGCGCACCCTCGCCTCGCTCCTCCCCTCCTCGATCGTCACCACCGTGACCGTGCCGGAGCAGACCGCCGTGGTCCGCCTCGATGAGGTCCAGGCCGAGCAGGTGCTGCTCAACCTGGCGCTCAACTCACGGGATGCGATGCCGGAGGGGGGGAGCCTGGCGGTGGCGCTGGACGTGGCGGCGCCGGCCGGCGAGCCGGCGGCCAGCTGGGCCCGGCTCGCGGTGCGCGACTCGGGCACCGGGATGTCGTCCGAGGTGCTGGCCCAGGCGCTCGAGCCCTTCTTCACCACCAAGGGCGGTGCCGGGGGCACCGGGCTCGGCCTGTACTCGGTGCAGTCCGTGGTGAGCGGCGCCGGGGGCCGGGTGGAGCTCCGCTCCGAGCCGGGCCAGGGTACCACCGTCACCGTCTGGCTCCCGCTGGTGGCCCCGTCGGTGCCGGCCTCCCGCCCCCGGCCGGCCCCCGCCGTGCCCGCCGGCGAGGGCAGCGTGCTCGTGGTGGATGATGAGGCGGCGGTGCGCCGGATCCTGGTGCGCCACCTGACCCGCGCGGGCTACCAGGTGGTGGATTGCGAGGATGGCCGGGTGGCCCTCGAGTACCTCGAGGCCAATCCCGGCGCGGTGGACCTCGCGCTGACCGACCTGGTCATGCCGGTGATGAGCGGACAGGAGCTGGCCACCCGCATCAGCGACCGCTGGCCCCGGCTGCCGGTGCTGCTGATGTCAGGCACCCCCGACATCGTCGCGGACCGCCACGAGCCCTGGGCGGCGCAACCGGTGATCGCCAAGCCGCTCGACCTCTCCGACGTGACCGAGCGGATCGCCACCGCGCTCCGGACCGACGCCCCATTCCGCGGCGGCTGA
- a CDS encoding pyridoxal phosphate-dependent aminotransferase, translating into MQYRRMPIEVESPEETGYETIACNLAESSIRDRRLGDLGLALDLDRLLLLYGDHRGHPGFRALLAAEAGCSPDQVLLTPGAAGALFIVSTTLLGAGDHLVVLRPNYATNLETPRAIGCAITCIDLELERGWRYTADDIARALTPATRLVSLTTPHNPTGTVLPRADLEAIAALCARRGVHLLVDETYRDLADDPPATFATTLGEHVISVASLSKAYGLPGLRLGWLLTRDRALNERFLAAKEQMVICGAVLDEEVGYQVYRRRREELPAIAAQVRAGRDTLRQWMAGEPRMEWVEPAGGVVAFPRIRADAGVDVARFYQELNGTHKTWVGPGHWFERDDRCMRIGFGWPTPAELAAGLANVSAALSVRR; encoded by the coding sequence ATGCAATACCGCCGGATGCCCATCGAGGTCGAGTCGCCGGAGGAGACCGGCTACGAGACCATCGCCTGCAACCTCGCCGAGAGTTCCATCCGCGACCGCCGCCTCGGCGACCTCGGCCTGGCGCTCGACCTCGACCGGTTGCTGCTGCTCTACGGCGACCACCGCGGCCACCCCGGCTTCCGCGCCCTGCTCGCCGCCGAGGCGGGGTGCTCCCCCGACCAGGTGCTGCTCACGCCCGGCGCGGCCGGCGCGCTGTTCATCGTGAGCACCACGCTGCTCGGCGCCGGTGACCACCTGGTGGTGCTGCGGCCCAACTACGCCACCAACCTCGAGACCCCGCGCGCCATCGGCTGCGCCATCACCTGCATCGATCTCGAGCTGGAGCGCGGCTGGCGCTACACCGCCGACGACATCGCGCGCGCGCTCACGCCCGCCACGCGGCTGGTGAGCCTCACCACGCCGCACAATCCCACCGGCACGGTGCTGCCCCGCGCGGACCTCGAGGCCATCGCGGCGCTGTGCGCCCGCCGCGGCGTGCACCTGCTGGTGGACGAGACCTACCGCGACCTGGCCGACGACCCGCCGGCCACCTTTGCCACGACGCTCGGCGAGCACGTGATCAGCGTGGCGTCGCTCTCCAAGGCGTACGGGCTGCCCGGCCTCCGGCTGGGGTGGCTGCTCACCCGCGACCGCGCCCTCAACGAGCGGTTCCTCGCCGCCAAGGAGCAGATGGTGATCTGTGGCGCGGTGCTGGACGAGGAGGTCGGGTACCAGGTCTATCGCCGGCGGCGGGAGGAACTGCCGGCCATTGCGGCCCAGGTGCGCGCCGGGCGCGACACCCTGCGCCAGTGGATGGCGGGGGAGCCGCGGATGGAGTGGGTGGAGCCGGCGGGCGGGGTGGTGGCCTTCCCCCGCATCCGCGCGGATGCCGGGGTGGATGTGGCGCGCTTCTACCAGGAGCTCAACGGCACCCACAAGACGTGGGTGGGCCCGGGGCACTGGTTCGAACGGGACGATCGCTGCATGCGGATCGGCTTCGGGTGGCCCACGCCCGCGGAGCTCGCGGCGGGGCTGGCGAATGTGAGTGCGGCGTTGTCGGTAAGGCGGTAG
- a CDS encoding helix-turn-helix domain-containing protein, protein MIARAPLIDLLFVIAPHALLLDIAGPAEAFRLANLHRKAQGLPPRFRLGYAGPAATVSTSVGLGLVGLAPLPERLRGRTWVVLVGQPTAQLAQVTPAISAIAAWLRRRVGPALAAPESPHRLLAICSGALLAARGGLLADRRCTTHHELLAALKTLAPGAAVIDNRVFVVDGPVATSAGITAGIDLALHLIAEECGESLAGIVAEDMVVYLRRSPRDPELSPYRMHRRHLHPAVHRVQDAIISRPDRAWDTASLAAVGHATGRHLLRLFMEHAGVSPLQYLRSIRLERARQLLEGGATVSRAAEGAGFRSALQLRRAWRGQWGGSPRDVARGEVA, encoded by the coding sequence ATGATCGCACGCGCGCCGCTCATCGACCTCCTCTTCGTCATCGCCCCGCACGCGCTGCTGCTCGACATCGCGGGGCCGGCCGAGGCGTTCCGGCTGGCCAACCTGCACCGCAAGGCGCAGGGGCTGCCGCCGCGCTTCCGGCTCGGCTACGCGGGTCCCGCCGCCACGGTGTCCACCTCGGTGGGTCTCGGCCTGGTGGGCCTGGCGCCGCTGCCCGAGCGGCTGCGCGGGCGCACCTGGGTGGTGCTCGTGGGCCAGCCCACGGCCCAGCTGGCACAGGTCACGCCGGCCATCAGCGCCATCGCGGCGTGGCTCAGGCGGCGGGTGGGGCCGGCGCTCGCGGCCCCGGAGTCGCCGCATCGGCTGCTCGCCATCTGTTCCGGCGCGCTGCTGGCCGCGCGCGGGGGCCTGCTGGCCGACCGCCGCTGTACCACGCACCACGAGCTGCTCGCCGCCCTCAAGACGCTGGCGCCGGGGGCCGCCGTGATCGACAACCGCGTGTTCGTGGTGGATGGGCCGGTGGCCACCAGCGCCGGCATCACCGCCGGCATCGACCTGGCGCTGCACCTCATCGCGGAGGAGTGCGGCGAGTCGCTGGCCGGGATCGTCGCCGAGGACATGGTCGTCTACCTGCGCCGCTCCCCGCGCGATCCCGAGCTCTCCCCCTATCGCATGCATCGCCGCCACCTGCATCCCGCGGTGCACCGGGTGCAGGACGCCATCATCTCCCGTCCCGACCGCGCGTGGGACACGGCGTCGCTCGCGGCGGTGGGGCACGCGACGGGGCGGCACCTGCTCCGGCTCTTCATGGAGCACGCGGGCGTCTCGCCGCTGCAGTACCTGCGGTCCATCCGGCTGGAGCGGGCCCGGCAGCTGCTCGAGGGGGGCGCCACGGTGTCCCGCGCGGCGGAGGGGGCCGGCTTCCGCTCGGCGCTGCAGCTGCGGCGGGCGTGGCGGGGGCAGTGGGGCGGGTCGCCGCGGGACGTGGCGCGGGGGGAGGTGGCGTGA
- a CDS encoding YgjV family protein, which translates to MGADAMQWIGWAATAMTVASYFCRNPRTLRMVQAVAAVVWMTYGVMIGAKPIIAANVLVAGVAAWTTWRGPGRERAE; encoded by the coding sequence ATGGGCGCTGACGCGATGCAGTGGATCGGCTGGGCGGCCACCGCGATGACGGTGGCCTCGTACTTCTGCCGCAACCCACGCACGCTCCGGATGGTGCAGGCGGTGGCGGCGGTGGTCTGGATGACCTACGGCGTGATGATCGGCGCGAAGCCGATCATCGCCGCCAACGTGCTGGTGGCGGGCGTCGCGGCCTGGACGACCTGGCGCGGGCCGGGACGGGAGCGGGCGGAGTAA
- a CDS encoding ABC transporter permease, translating into MLATLRQDLRLAARLLWSSPLFTLVAVACIAIGSGAVTTIVSAGNAMVLRPLAGSDDGSRLIRIERKQPGGSDGVSLSYPWYTAMRDASQTLGGVAAWGKASLVLRGGSGPGDAVYGSLVSGNLFDVVGVRPLLGRFFLPEEDRTELSHPVLVVSERYWRAHLGADSAAVGRDLLVNGRPFTLIGVAPAAFRGMDDPILSDAWLPLHMQRAVRPHAGGLNDAGDTWLRAAARLRDGTSPAAAQAELTALAAPLIAGSGEPQWAAQYSELRVSPLTGLPPDATGPLAQFLALLLGAAALVLVIASVNVAAMLSARAVKRQRELAVRSALGATPGRLTRQLLTEILLLFGLGAAGGMLVATVATAALERLPLPTEIPLGLELSPDLRVLGVALLLALGTGLVVGLAPVRQALALDVVTRLKEGSAGSGRRRSLGGSALIVAQLAISLVLLVGAGLLGRGLLRAARVDPGFEVQGVATVPVDVEAWGLDEAAGRRFFDALDQRLPTLPGVTASTWATELPLTFHSSGAEVALDGAREAVPISQVLVGPGYLDVLRIPLVAGRDIGREDTREAGRVALINETMARRLWPDGGALGRSFRYNDQPVTVIGVARDAKYASLTEATPALAYFPLAQEWRARRALLVRTAGDLRALAPLLAQAVRAADPAAPRVSVTPLAEASQVAFLPGRVAALVTGVLGFAGLLLSVAGLYGVISYSAARRTREIGIRLALGAGRREVLGLVLGEGMRLTAVGLLVGLPLAAAAAPLVRSLLFGMPAHDAVTFVAMPLLLAAVALLASYLPARRAAAMEPWKVLREE; encoded by the coding sequence ATGCTCGCCACGCTCAGGCAAGATCTTCGTCTCGCCGCCCGGCTCCTGTGGTCGAGCCCGCTGTTTACCCTGGTGGCCGTCGCCTGCATCGCCATCGGGAGCGGCGCGGTCACCACGATCGTCTCCGCCGGCAACGCGATGGTGCTCCGCCCGCTTGCGGGGAGCGATGACGGCTCCCGGCTGATCCGCATCGAGCGCAAGCAGCCCGGCGGCAGCGACGGGGTCTCGCTCTCCTACCCCTGGTATACCGCCATGCGCGACGCCTCGCAGACCCTCGGCGGCGTCGCCGCCTGGGGCAAGGCGTCGCTGGTGCTGCGCGGCGGCTCCGGCCCCGGCGATGCCGTCTACGGCTCCCTGGTGAGCGGCAACCTCTTCGACGTGGTGGGGGTGCGGCCGCTGCTGGGCCGGTTCTTCCTGCCGGAAGAGGATCGCACCGAGCTCAGCCACCCCGTGCTCGTGGTGTCGGAGCGCTACTGGCGCGCGCACCTGGGCGCGGACAGCGCGGCGGTGGGCCGGGACCTGCTGGTGAACGGCCGGCCGTTCACGCTGATCGGCGTGGCGCCCGCCGCCTTTCGCGGCATGGACGACCCGATCCTCTCCGACGCCTGGCTGCCGCTCCACATGCAGCGCGCGGTGCGCCCGCACGCCGGCGGACTCAACGACGCCGGCGACACCTGGCTCCGCGCCGCGGCCCGGCTGCGGGACGGCACGTCGCCCGCGGCGGCCCAGGCCGAGCTCACGGCGCTGGCCGCCCCGCTCATCGCCGGCAGCGGCGAGCCTCAGTGGGCGGCACAGTACTCCGAGCTCCGCGTCTCCCCGCTCACCGGCCTGCCCCCCGACGCCACCGGTCCGCTGGCGCAGTTCCTGGCGCTGCTGCTCGGCGCCGCCGCGCTGGTGCTGGTCATCGCCAGCGTGAACGTGGCCGCCATGCTCTCCGCCCGCGCGGTCAAGCGGCAGCGCGAGCTGGCCGTCCGCTCCGCGCTCGGCGCCACCCCCGGCCGCCTCACCCGGCAGCTGCTCACCGAGATCCTGCTGCTCTTCGGCCTCGGCGCCGCGGGCGGCATGCTGGTGGCCACCGTCGCCACCGCCGCCCTGGAGCGGCTCCCCCTCCCCACCGAGATCCCCCTCGGCCTCGAGCTCTCCCCCGACCTGCGGGTGCTCGGCGTGGCGCTGCTGCTCGCCCTTGGCACCGGGCTGGTGGTGGGCCTCGCGCCGGTGCGGCAGGCGCTCGCGCTCGACGTGGTGACCCGCCTCAAGGAAGGGAGCGCGGGGAGCGGCCGCCGCCGCAGCCTCGGCGGCAGCGCGCTGATCGTGGCGCAGCTCGCCATCTCGCTGGTGCTGCTGGTGGGCGCGGGGCTGCTCGGCCGCGGGCTGCTGCGCGCCGCGCGGGTGGACCCGGGCTTCGAGGTGCAGGGCGTGGCGACGGTGCCGGTGGATGTCGAGGCGTGGGGCCTCGACGAAGCCGCCGGGCGGCGCTTCTTCGACGCCCTCGACCAGCGGCTGCCGACGCTGCCCGGCGTCACCGCGTCCACCTGGGCCACGGAGCTGCCCCTCACCTTCCACAGCAGCGGCGCGGAGGTGGCGCTCGACGGCGCCCGCGAGGCGGTGCCGATCTCGCAGGTGCTGGTGGGGCCCGGCTACCTCGACGTGCTGCGCATCCCGCTGGTGGCGGGACGGGACATCGGGCGCGAGGACACGCGCGAGGCCGGCCGCGTGGCGCTGATCAACGAGACCATGGCGCGCCGGCTGTGGCCCGACGGCGGCGCGCTGGGCCGGAGCTTCCGCTACAACGACCAGCCGGTCACGGTCATCGGCGTGGCGCGCGACGCGAAGTACGCCTCGCTCACCGAGGCCACGCCGGCGCTGGCGTACTTCCCGCTGGCGCAGGAGTGGCGGGCCCGGCGCGCGCTGCTGGTGCGCACCGCGGGCGATCTCCGCGCGCTGGCCCCGCTGCTGGCGCAGGCGGTCCGCGCCGCCGATCCCGCGGCCCCGCGGGTGAGCGTCACGCCGCTGGCCGAGGCGAGCCAGGTGGCGTTCCTGCCGGGCCGGGTGGCGGCGCTGGTGACGGGGGTGCTGGGCTTCGCGGGGCTGTTGCTCTCGGTGGCGGGGCTGTACGGGGTGATCAGCTACTCCGCCGCGCGGCGCACCCGCGAGATCGGGATCCGGCTGGCGCTGGGCGCCGGGCGCCGCGAGGTGCTGGGGCTGGTGCTCGGGGAAGGCATGCGGCTCACCGCGGTGGGGCTGCTGGTCGGCCTGCCGCTGGCCGCAGCCGCGGCCCCGCTGGTGCGGAGCCTGCTCTTCGGGATGCCGGCGCACGACGCGGTGACGTTCGTGGCCATGCCGCTGCTCCTCGCCGCGGTGGCGCTGCTGGCCAGCTACCTCCCCGCCCGCCGCGCGGCGGCGATGGAGCCGTGGAAGGTGTTGCGGGAGGAGTAG